CGCCGGATACCTCATCCGACGGATCTGCTGCTCCTCCACCTACGGATTCAGCACCACCTCCTAGTCCACCGGCTGATTCATCTCCGCCTCCAGCTCTTCCATCTCTTCCGCCAGCTGTCTTTTCTCCTCCGCCAACTGTCTCATcccctcctcctccgccgcttgattcatctcctcctccgccgcctgATTTAACCCCGCCGCCAAGTTCTCCCCCTCCCCCAGATGCTCCGCCGCCGATTCCCATCGTGTTCCCTCCACCGATAGACTCACCGCCGCCCGAGTCCACCAACTCCCCTCCACCTCCAGAGGTGTTTGAACCACCACCGCCTCCGGCCGATGAAGACGAAAGCCCTCCTGCTCCTCCACCTCCGGAACAATTACCTCCTCCAGCGTCTTCACCGCAAGGAGGAcccaaaaaaccaaaaaaacaccATCCAGGACCAGCCACATCTCCTCCTGCTCCTTCAGCACCAGCCACATCTCCTCCTGCTCCTCCAAACGCGCCGCCACGTAACAGTTCCCACGCACTACCACCTAAGTCTACCGCTGCAGGTGGACCTCTCACCTCGCCATCTCGCGGAGTCCCCAGCAGCGGAAACTCTGTCCCGCCACCTGCAAATAGCGGTGGCGGCTATCAAGGGAAGACTATGGCCGGTTTTGCAATAGCCGGTTTCGCAGTCATCGCCTTGATGGCCGTTGTGTTCTTAgtcagaagaaagaagaagagaaacattgATGCCTACAGTGACTCACAATACTTGCCTCCTTCAAACTTCTCCATCAAATCAGGTTAAAATCTTGATCCATTCTCTCATCTTCAAGAAGATGCACAAATGTTTAAACATATTTCTTTCGCTTTAACGTGTAGATGGATTCTTATACGGTCAAAATCCTACAAAGGGATACTCTGGTCCTGGTGGTTACAATtcacaacaacaatcaaattccGGAAACAGCTTCGGCAGCCaacgaggaggaggaggttaTACACGGTCAGGGAGCGCACCTGATTCAGCAGTGATGGGAAGTGGTCAAACACATTTCACATATGAAGAGCTAACGGACATAACAGAAGGATTTTCTAAGCATAACATACTTGGAGAAGGAGGTTTTGGTTGTGTGTATAAAGGTAAATTAAATGATGGAAAACTTGTTGCTGTTAAGCAGCTTAAGGTTGGTAGCGGACAAGGTGACCGTGAGTTTAAGGCGGAGGTTGAGATTATTAGCCGTGTTCATCATCGCCATTTGGTTTCTCTTGTTGGATACTGCATTGCGGATTCAGAGAGATTGCTTATCTATGAATATGTTCCTAACCAAACATTGGAACATCATTTGCATGGTGAGGTTCTTTTTTACCACTTTTCTCATCAGACAAGATtttattgtgtgtttttttttacttacatGGGTTATTTTCTTGATAGGGAAGGGAAGGCCAGTACTTGAATGGGCTAGGAGAGTCAGAATTGCTATAGGTTCTGCCAAAGGTTTGGCGTATTTACACGAAGACTGTAAGTACTTTTGCAATGTTTATGCATTTCAAAGTTCAAACGGAAGCTGAATCAAAGCaacttaatttgtttatgtatgtttttgttttgttttgcaggtcACCCAAAAATCATTCACAGGGACATAAAGTCCGCTAACATCTTGCTGGACGATGAGTTTGAAGCTCAGGcaatcctttttttctttgaacatTTGCTcttttttggagttttttttggCTCTGTAGATTTAGTTAATGAGAGTTTATTTGTTCttagttttctgtttattttggtGTGTAGGTTGCTGACTTTGGACTTGCCAAACTCAATGATTCAACACAAACTCATGTATCAACTCGCGTTATGGGAACCTTCGGGTAAGATTGATCACAAATTCTTTATTAAACTACTAGATATGATAAGGATGAACTAGTTTGCTTGTATACAAAGGTTAGAAGGTATTACTTATTGCCATATATTAATAACATCTGAGAAGTACCTAAGCCTCTATTTTGTTGGCTTTTGTTATCAGGTACTTGGCACCAGAATATGCACAAAGTGGAAAGCTGACTGATAGATCAGATGTTTTCTCGTTTGGGGTTGTTCTCTTAGAGCTTATAACAGGACGCAAACCTGTTGACCAATACCAGCCTTTGGGAGAAGAGAGTTTGGTTGAATGGGTAAAAATACTAATCTGTCTTGACATCTCAATATATGGTTGGACTTGGCCATAGTTATTTAAATGATCTAATCTATGAACTCTCAGGCTCGTCCTCTGCTTCACAAAGCCATTGAGACCGGTGATTTCAGTGAACTAGTTGATAGACGGCTCGAAAAGCATTATGTGGAGAATGAAGTTTTCAGAATGATTGAAACAGCTGCTGCTTGTGTTAGGCATTCAGGTCCAAAACGTCCACGTATGGTTCAGGTACATCTCTAGcaacatataaaaattctatACATGTCATGTTCTATGTTATAAACTTtgaaaacttacaaaaaactttgtttgaaATAAGGTTGTGAGAGCATTGGATAGTGAAGGGGACATGGGAGATATCAGCAATGGTAACAAAGTGGGACAAAGCAGTGCTTATGACTCTGGTCAGTATAATAATGACACCATGAAGTTCAGGAAAATGGCATTTGGTTTTGACGATAGCTCGGATTCCGGGATGTACAGTGGAGACTACTCTGTCCAAGACTCCCGGAAAGGATCCAACGGAGCTTCCTCTGAGTTCACAAGGAATGAAACCGAGAACCGAAACTTCAATAACCGGCGCTACTGATCCAAAAATAGGTCAACTTATACCTAATCATCCCTCATGCTTGAGCTCTTTGTACAGCATTAATGctctctttgaattttttgtgtGAAGATACGTTTCTTGCTAGCCGCTACCTTTAGTTTTGCTCCATAATTCCCATTTGCCTCAAAAGACTTATTATAGGTGAGAACAGAGAAAagcaaccaaaaaagaaaaagaactcATAAAAGTTCTTAAAGAGTGATTTGAATcttgtttgcttttgtttgcttctctGTGTTGAGTTTCGGATTTTTTGTTGAGTGTGATAACATAAATGAAGAACTCCatcttctgattttttttttttacataatgAGTCTTCTAATTGTTACTTGttatctcatattttttttcttgctttcatatatatttgataccTAAGTTTCATACCcatatgaaacaaaaccaaacgaCCCAAAAcaagaccaaaaacaaacaagcaagAATAAGATAAAGTGAACAAGCATTGATGAATTCTCTTGTCTTATTAAGACAATGTTCTGACCGGAGCTTGAAGTCGGAAACCTCCGTGTCTGAGGTCACCTTACACATGGTTAATATATAACCGGAGGTGGTCTTTTCCCTCCTtttcctccacctcctccaccaccacctcctcctctcTTGTTATCAAACCCAAATTCTATGTCCCCTCCGTTTCGACCAGTGGGTTTGCTCATAGGACCAGGCCGCTTCATATCGAAACCAAACTCCACATCACCTCTTTCTCTTGGTTCACGCTCCACAGGTCTAATCTCACGGCTCTTCTTTGACGATGGTTTCTCATGCTTCGaagctttgttgttgtttttgtctttgtgttgCTTTCCACCGCGGTTGCATAGTCTTCCAAACACACAAGCCAGTGCTGCCAGAACAAGAATTGCGGCTAGAACTATGAATGCTGTACCAAACGAGCCACTTGAACCGGAGGATGAAGgcgagaaagaagatgaagtagaagaagaagtagatgGATACACTTGTGGTTGCTGAAACTCTTGTGGTTGGTCtcccattttattttattttggtatttgatATAGATTTATGTGAGGTATATGCTTTAGGAGCTCTATGATGTTGAAGACTACCTCAATTTATGCCATTTCCATAGGAAATGAGGCCAATGTATTAATAGTACTAGCACTCACTCCTTTCCTTGATCATTCTCTGTAATAAAGTTTAAGTgagacattgtttttttttttttttttttgaaataaagttACCTATAGCTTACTTTTGTGGAAATTAtcagtttgttttttgttttctttttctttaataaagaaatatagttgttttttcttttcttttgttatcaaCAATGTGGCTATGTTTAAGAGATGCACTTTAGAGGATTTTCTGATTGCTTTGTATGAAGAGAAAGTGGGATTTTGGTTAAGAATTTTGAGATGAGACACAATTTCATTGTTTCCAAGAAAGATGAATTAAAGATTTGATGAGTGGGAAGATGCTTTACCAATCATTGACTCTACTCTTTAGATTCCCATTTCCCATTAATTTATACACTTTTTTCTCTACTCTTCAATCTCTAATTTTCAATTCCGTAGTGCTTGAATGTATCTTATGTATTCTATATAGTATATTGTAATAAAGTTGAGCTAAATATCAGGAGAACAAAATGATGAGTTTgcattttcaaataaaagtaGGATTATGGATCCACTAGTTTTTGCGAATAGTACTCATTCACcatcaaatcttctttaaTGGTAAGTGTTAAGTGTTAACCCTTCTTGTGAGTTTCTTCTAACCGAATCTATTTACTTTAGTTCTGTAGGTAGTCTTTTAGAGTGGGGTTCCACAAGAGAGAATGTAATCGGAATGTATTTAACATAGGGATTAGTGTAAAACACATTTTATGTTCATTCTTTCACGCAAATATTagtttcctcttttctttttcatatttctttcaaactttttgtCTCCTtgaatgtctttttcttcctcagaAAATGTTGAAGTGTTCACATGTCTTCTTTTCAATGCCTTGCCTAATGGGATCGACCtttagattttgaattttgattctatAATATCTTGGTGAGACTTCTTAACcaattagttttctttagcTCGTGCTTGAGACTTATCACTTATGTAACGTTTTTCATATCtcttggtttatgttttgtttggttttgatgtttttatgtttcttgtaTTTCTGgattttagtttgtttaaaggaaaaaatactTATGCGagattttaaatagtaatttaaaaaaagagaaaaaaaatctcgaTTAGTGCCCGCAAACGTTAGACCGACACTGGGTCTAATGCAAAAGAATTAAAACATAGAAGCATAATTTATAACACAAATTCTAGTTCATCTACTCAATCAAAACATCCAAACTAATGGCGTTAGTGAAGTAATTACAATTTTGCGATTCTTCGCGAATtagttgaagaagacgaaagacGAGTGCAACTTGTAGAAGCCTACAAAGTTTAAAACCCATAATTTGATGGGGTCAAAAAGTAGAACATATCAATGAAATTTTTTCACGCCAGTGATACTCGTGAACTTTGTATACTCATTCCATTTCTACCACATTTGCACTCAATACAATCTTTTAGAATCATAATAACTTCTTGAGAAAAGAACTTGGTCCAAGCTAGTGAAATCAAAAAGGTAcgttaaaaaaacaaatatcttacAAACGGGACGCAGTTTTCACAGTAAGCTAAAAACGGCACGCAGGTTTCTAAAGAGTGGCGAGGATTTCAACGTTAGCTTAATTTTTCCGCGCTAAGACCAGCTAAAAAACGACACGTGGCAATCGTGTTCCTCAATGGTCTCTTTCGTCCAAGAccagaaaagagaagaaatgtgGCCACTCTAGAATCCGTCGCATCTCGATTCAAAGCTATTGATaatttcgtcttcttcttccatggaaTAACGTGTTTAGGCGTGTATCACATGGTTCTTTCTTTGTGTGACACAAAACCAACATAAAGCTTCCATACGATTTAGACATTGTCGATCGCTATTGTAAGATCTGGTCTGGGTCCTCGATTTTGGTGAGGATTGTCGGGTGGAACAAAACTCTTTCTTAAAGGCTCTGCAGAAATTAATTCTCTGCTCTGGCTGGATCTGATAGTGATTTTACAGATTGTTCAGGTGCTTTATTGGGCTGTGTTTCTTCGTTAGTAAAGCTTTTTGCTTTCCTTTAGTTTAGTGAAATCTTAAAAATGTTTAACTTTGCGGCTTTACTTCAATTGCCTTATACACTGTGCAGGTCAGAAATGGGCAATCCGGGATCAGACACAGAGAGAAACAAGGGAAATGTGGTCTCAAGTGTGTTTGATCCTGCACTCTCTCGATTCGTTGGATTTTCCCAGAAACTCCAAACTCGTCTTAAGGTCATGCTCTGATTCCACACATTGCTTTTCAATACCTTGTGATGTTTTTGATCTTTAGAGGAGCTGAAAAAGGAAgcattttgttctctttgtcACAGTCCCAGCTGAAGAATTTGACAGATGATAAGCATGGGATTGGTTCTTCATGGAGGCAAGATAAAGGAAACTCATCGATCTCCATGCAAATTGATCTGGAGAAACAGTTAGATTGTTGGAGGGAAAACCCTTCGTGGACTGATCAGATCCCAGTCGTTAAGGTGAGCAAGAGATGAACTTTACAACATGGTTTTGTCAGAGTCTTTGAGAATCTTGTTATATGataaataataacaagatTTCTTTACAGGTGGGTATTCCAAAAGGATCGCTTTGCAATCTTAAAGCCGAGGTGAATGTTGGTTTACCTCCTGATGCAGTCTATAACATTGTAATTGACCCTGACAATAGAAGAGTCTTCAAGAATATCAAGGTACGTTTCTTATAGATTATCTTGTTCTCTCTGTTACAGTTTTAAGCTCCTGTGATTCATTGGCCTCGGAATTACAGGAGGTTATGTCGCGGAAAGTATTGGTAGATGACGGGTTAAGGCAAGTGGTGGAAGTTGAACAAGCAGCTTTGTGGAGATTTCTCTGGTGGTCAGGAACAATCTCAGTTCATGTCTTGGTGGATCAGGATCGGGCAGATCACTCTGTAAGACCTCTACGATTATAACAAAAGTCTCAAGTTTCTTGAATGGTTCGTGAAAGGGGATTTAAATGGGTGTTGCAGATGAAATTCAAGCAAGTGAAAAGTGGATTCATGAAGAGATTCGAAGGAAGCTGGCAAGTAAAGCCTTTGTTTGTGGATGAACATATGTGCGATCGTTTGAAACCGAAAACGCTGGAGGAGTATAACAGGTGCACTGGAGGTAAAGGGAGGATCGGATCTAAGGTAACGCTGGACCAGCTAATACAGCCAGCGATTGTTCCACCTCCGCCCATTTCTTGGTATCTCAGAGGAATCACGGCTAAGACGACAGAGATGCTTATCCATGACTTGTTGGCTGAGACCGCCAGGATCCGTGCAGCTGGAGTAATGGAGGATGGTCACTCGCCCGATGAGCAACGGATTGGCACACCTGGagatataaaagaaagatggtCTGCACATAGAAGAACATCAAGGAGACGACGCAATGATTTGTGTTAAGTCACAGACTCACACAGTCCATGATTCTGGGATAATAGATATCTTGAGGATTTTTGGATCACCCAGCAATATGTGaacataatataatatttgttttcataagATACACTGGCATATAAATGTGGGAATCTATTCCTTGTTGAAGAAGTTTACAACCATGACTCAATGACTCATGACCATTACAACCATGACTCAATGACCAATAGTGATatgaattttcaaatatacaaaatttctaattcatttattttggtaaagaaagaaagatatttcTGTGATGAAAACGATGCAGACGTGAAAATAGGATACgcaaaaacaagaaagcaaaacaatcAATCATATTAATCCAGGCACAATACACGAAAGCTATTTAAAAGGGTTCTTCTAGTAAATTTTTAGGTACAAGACCATCTACTTGCACAATAAGAAACATTCACATAcccaaaaaagcaaaaaggttcagataatatttataatctCTCTTGCAtcaagacagagagagatcCCAACACAGCAGACAGAATCATCTCGATGCAACGCAATTTCTCCCTCATCATGCCTGTGCAAGAAGAGCAACACGAGGTAAAGATATAAGCATCgcagaataaaaagaaaccaGCTCGTtagatttgtgtgtttttgaaGAAACTTATGTAGTTATGTTACCTTGCCAGCGATGTTGTTGGAGAGCCAGTCCAGACCTTCATAAAGCCCTTCACCTGAAGTGGCACATGTGCTCTGGATATACCTGTAGCGAGCAAAAACACACATCAGTATCGAACAGAAATTGTTTGACTTTTGAAACTTATAAGGATGTTTATTTACCAATGACGCTGACGGAGGGAGTGAAGGCCAAGCTTATCTGTGATTTCAGCAGCGTTCATAGCATTTGGAAGATCTTGCTTGTTGGCAAACACAAGCAACACAGCATCACGCAGCTCGTCCTGCAATAAAAGAGTTGGTAAGTAAAGGATtttcaaactaacaaaactatgAAGAAGAACTCTTTCTCTATAGCACTGGATATTTACCTCATTCAGCATCCTGTGGAGTTCATCTCGAGCCTCAACAACTC
This sequence is a window from Arabidopsis thaliana chromosome 1 sequence. Protein-coding genes within it:
- a CDS encoding uncharacterized protein (unknown protein; BEST Arabidopsis thaliana protein match is: unknown protein (TAIR:AT1G23530.1); Has 64 Blast hits to 64 proteins in 22 species: Archae - 0; Bacteria - 2; Metazoa - 7; Fungi - 10; Plants - 43; Viruses - 0; Other Eukaryotes - 2 (source: NCBI BLink).) produces the protein MGDQPQEFQQPQVYPSTSSSTSSSFSPSSSGSSGSFGTAFIVLAAILVLAALACVFGRLCNRGGKQHKDKNNNKASKHEKPSSKKSREIRPVEREPRERGDVEFGFDMKRPGPMSKPTGRNGGDIEFGFDNKRGGGGGGGGGGKGGKRPPPVIY
- the PERK13 gene encoding root hair specific 10 (root hair specific 10 (RHS10); FUNCTIONS IN: protein serine/threonine kinase activity, protein kinase activity, ATP binding; INVOLVED IN: protein amino acid phosphorylation; LOCATED IN: membrane; EXPRESSED IN: root hair, root; CONTAINS InterPro DOMAIN/s: Protein kinase, ATP binding site (InterPro:IPR017441), Protein kinase, catalytic domain (InterPro:IPR000719), Serine-threonine/tyrosine-protein kinase (InterPro:IPR001245), Protein kinase-like domain (InterPro:IPR011009), Serine/threonine-protein kinase, active site (InterPro:IPR008271); BEST Arabidopsis thaliana protein match is: Protein kinase superfamily protein (TAIR:AT1G70450.1); Has 376121 Blast hits to 219094 proteins in 6322 species: Archae - 675; Bacteria - 71771; Metazoa - 140962; Fungi - 47170; Plants - 60341; Viruses - 7360; Other Eukaryotes - 47842 (source: NCBI BLink).) translates to MSDSPTSSPPAPSADSAPPPDTSSDGSAAPPPTDSAPPPSPPADSSPPPALPSLPPAVFSPPPTVSSPPPPPLDSSPPPPPDLTPPPSSPPPPDAPPPIPIVFPPPIDSPPPESTNSPPPPEVFEPPPPPADEDESPPAPPPPEQLPPPASSPQGGPKKPKKHHPGPATSPPAPSAPATSPPAPPNAPPRNSSHALPPKSTAAGGPLTSPSRGVPSSGNSVPPPANSGGGYQGKTMAGFAIAGFAVIALMAVVFLVRRKKKRNIDAYSDSQYLPPSNFSIKSDGFLYGQNPTKGYSGPGGYNSQQQSNSGNSFGSQRGGGGYTRSGSAPDSAVMGSGQTHFTYEELTDITEGFSKHNILGEGGFGCVYKGKLNDGKLVAVKQLKVGSGQGDREFKAEVEIISRVHHRHLVSLVGYCIADSERLLIYEYVPNQTLEHHLHGKGRPVLEWARRVRIAIGSAKGLAYLHEDCHPKIIHRDIKSANILLDDEFEAQVADFGLAKLNDSTQTHVSTRVMGTFGYLAPEYAQSGKLTDRSDVFSFGVVLLELITGRKPVDQYQPLGEESLVEWARPLLHKAIETGDFSELVDRRLEKHYVENEVFRMIETAAACVRHSGPKRPRMVQVVRALDSEGDMGDISNGNKVGQSSAYDSGQYNNDTMKFRKMAFGFDDSSDSGMYSGDYSVQDSRKGSNGASSEFTRNETENRNFNNRRY
- a CDS encoding OBP32pep, putative (DUF220) (Domain of unknown function (DUF220); CONTAINS InterPro DOMAIN/s: Protein of unknown function DUF220 (InterPro:IPR003863); BEST Arabidopsis thaliana protein match is: Domain of unknown function (DUF220) (TAIR:AT1G23560.1); Has 35333 Blast hits to 34131 proteins in 2444 species: Archae - 798; Bacteria - 22429; Metazoa - 974; Fungi - 991; Plants - 531; Viruses - 0; Other Eukaryotes - 9610 (source: NCBI BLink).), whose amino-acid sequence is MFNFAALLQLPYTLCRSEMGNPGSDTERNKGNVVSSVFDPALSRFVGFSQKLQTRLKSQLKNLTDDKHGIGSSWRQDKGNSSISMQIDLEKQLDCWRENPSWTDQIPVVKVGIPKGSLCNLKAEVNVGLPPDAVYNIVIDPDNRRVFKNIKEVMSRKVLVDDGLRQVVEVEQAALWRFLWWSGTISVHVLVDQDRADHSMKFKQVKSGFMKRFEGSWQVKPLFVDEHMCDRLKPKTLEEYNRCTGGKGRIGSKVTLDQLIQPAIVPPPPISWYLRGITAKTTEMLIHDLLAETARIRAAGVMEDGHSPDEQRIGTPGDIKERWSAHRRTSRRRRNDLC
- a CDS encoding OBP32pep, putative (DUF220) (Domain of unknown function (DUF220); CONTAINS InterPro DOMAIN/s: Protein of unknown function DUF220 (InterPro:IPR003863); BEST Arabidopsis thaliana protein match is: Domain of unknown function (DUF220) (TAIR:AT1G23560.1); Has 170 Blast hits to 157 proteins in 17 species: Archae - 0; Bacteria - 4; Metazoa - 0; Fungi - 0; Plants - 157; Viruses - 0; Other Eukaryotes - 9 (source: NCBI BLink).) — protein: MGNPGSDTERNKGNVVSSVFDPALSRFVGFSQKLQTRLKSQLKNLTDDKHGIGSSWRQDKGNSSISMQIDLEKQLDCWRENPSWTDQIPVVKVGIPKGSLCNLKAEVNVGLPPDAVYNIVIDPDNRRVFKNIKEVMSRKVLVDDGLRQVVEVEQAALWRFLWWSGTISVHVLVDQDRADHSMKFKQVKSGFMKRFEGSWQVKPLFVDEHMCDRLKPKTLEEYNRCTGGKGRIGSKVTLDQLIQPAIVPPPPISWYLRGITAKTTEMLIHDLLAETARIRAAGVMEDGHSPDEQRIGTPGDIKERWSAHRRTSRRRRNDLC